The following are from one region of the Enterobacter ludwigii genome:
- the tatA gene encoding Sec-independent protein translocase subunit TatA, producing the protein MGGISIWQLLIIAVIVVLLFGTKKLGSIGSDLGASIKGFKKAMSDDESKQDKTSQDADFTAKSISEKQEEAKKEDAKRHDKEQV; encoded by the coding sequence ATGGGTGGTATCAGTATCTGGCAATTGTTGATCATTGCCGTCATCGTCGTGCTGCTGTTTGGCACGAAAAAGCTCGGTTCTATCGGCTCCGATCTGGGCGCGTCTATCAAAGGCTTCAAGAAAGCGATGAGCGATGATGAGAGCAAGCAGGATAAAACCAGCCAGGATGCTGACTTTACTGCTAAATCCATCTCCGAAAAGCAGGAAGAGGCGAAAAAAGAAGACGCTAAACGCCACGATAAAGAGCAGGTGTAA
- the tatD gene encoding 3'-5' ssDNA/RNA exonuclease TatD, whose translation MFDIGLNLTSSQFAKDCDEVVARAFAAGVKGLLLTGTNLHESEQAQQLAQRYDRCWSTAGVHPHDSSQWTPQSAEIIHRLAKTTEVVAIGECGLDFNRNFSTPAEQENAFTAQLALAAELGMPVFMHCRDAHERFLALLEPWLDKLPGAVLHCFTGSRQEALDCLERGLYLGITGWVCDERRGLELRELLPVIPADRLLVETDAPYLLPRDMQPKPASRRNEPAYLGHILESVARWRGEDPHWLCAQTDDNVRRLFGIDV comes from the coding sequence ATGTTTGATATCGGACTCAACCTGACCAGCTCGCAGTTTGCGAAAGACTGCGATGAGGTCGTCGCGCGTGCTTTTGCCGCCGGGGTGAAAGGGCTGCTCCTGACGGGAACCAACCTGCATGAAAGCGAGCAGGCGCAGCAGCTTGCTCAACGCTATGATCGCTGCTGGTCAACCGCTGGCGTGCATCCTCATGACAGCAGCCAGTGGACGCCGCAGAGCGCTGAAATCATACATAGGCTGGCGAAAACCACTGAAGTCGTGGCCATTGGCGAATGTGGTCTCGATTTCAACCGTAACTTTTCCACGCCAGCCGAACAGGAAAATGCCTTCACCGCCCAGCTCGCCCTGGCAGCAGAGCTTGGAATGCCTGTGTTTATGCACTGCCGTGACGCGCATGAGCGCTTCCTCGCCTTACTGGAACCCTGGCTCGATAAACTGCCCGGGGCGGTACTGCACTGCTTTACCGGTTCACGGCAGGAAGCGCTGGATTGTCTGGAACGCGGGTTATATCTGGGCATTACCGGCTGGGTTTGCGATGAACGTCGCGGGCTTGAGCTTCGCGAGCTGTTGCCGGTGATCCCGGCGGACCGCTTGCTTGTTGAAACCGATGCACCTTATCTGCTGCCGCGAGATATGCAACCCAAACCGGCTTCTCGACGTAACGAACCGGCCTATCTGGGGCATATTCTTGAGAGCGTAGCGCGCTGGCGCGGAGAAGACCCGCACTGGCTGTGCGCACAGACGGATGACAACGTGCGTCGCCTGTTCGGGATAGACGTTTAA
- the rmuC gene encoding DNA recombination protein RmuC has translation MDISILIYAVIALVGVGAGWLISSYQHAQQKADQLAEREEIVADLSAAKQQVALSEHWRDECELLNNELRNLRDINTSLEADLREVTTRLESTQLHAEDKIRQMMNSEQRLSEQFENLANRIFEHSNRRVDEQNRQSLNSLLTPLREQLDGFRRQVQDSFGQEARERHTLAHEIRNLQQLNAQMAQEAVNLTRALKGDNKTQGNWGEVVLTRVLEASGLREGYEYETQVSIENDARSRMQPDVIVRLPQGKDVVIDAKMTLVAYERYFNAEDDYTRESALQEHIASVRNHIRLLGRKDYQQLPGLRSLDYVLMFIPVEPAFLLALDRQPELITEALKNNIMLVSPTTLLVALRTIANLWRYEHQSRNAQQIADRASKLYDKMRLFVDDMSSVGQSLDRAQDNYRQAMKKLSSGRGNLLAQAEAFRSLGVEVKREINPELVEQATAQDEEFRLREGAGEQKTNSEDNTLATDLTSDERPARFFREG, from the coding sequence GTGGATATCTCAATCCTGATTTATGCAGTGATTGCGCTGGTGGGCGTGGGGGCAGGCTGGCTGATTTCCAGCTACCAGCACGCGCAACAAAAGGCCGATCAGCTGGCCGAGCGCGAAGAGATAGTCGCCGATTTAAGCGCAGCAAAACAGCAGGTTGCGCTGAGCGAACACTGGCGTGACGAATGCGAACTGCTCAACAACGAGCTGCGCAATCTTCGCGATATCAACACCTCGCTGGAGGCCGATCTCCGCGAAGTGACTACCCGCCTCGAATCCACCCAGCTGCATGCGGAAGATAAAATCCGCCAGATGATGAACAGCGAGCAACGCCTCAGCGAGCAGTTCGAGAATCTCGCGAACCGCATTTTTGAACACAGCAACCGCCGCGTAGACGAACAAAACCGCCAAAGCCTGAATAGCTTGCTGACGCCCCTGCGTGAACAGCTGGACGGCTTTCGTCGTCAGGTACAGGACAGCTTTGGCCAGGAGGCTCGCGAGCGGCACACGCTGGCGCATGAAATTCGCAATCTTCAGCAGCTGAATGCGCAAATGGCGCAGGAAGCGGTCAACCTGACCCGTGCGCTGAAGGGCGATAACAAAACCCAGGGCAACTGGGGGGAAGTGGTGCTGACCCGCGTGCTGGAGGCCTCTGGCCTGCGGGAAGGGTATGAATACGAAACGCAGGTGAGTATCGAGAACGATGCCCGCTCGCGTATGCAGCCTGATGTGATTGTGCGGCTGCCGCAGGGCAAAGATGTGGTGATAGACGCCAAAATGACGCTGGTGGCTTATGAGCGCTATTTCAATGCGGAAGATGACTACACCCGCGAGTCGGCGCTGCAGGAGCACATCGCCTCCGTGCGTAACCACATTCGTCTGCTGGGCAGAAAAGACTACCAGCAGTTACCCGGCCTGCGCTCACTGGATTACGTCCTGATGTTTATTCCGGTTGAACCCGCGTTCTTGCTGGCGCTCGACAGACAGCCTGAACTGATTACCGAAGCCCTAAAAAATAACATTATGCTGGTGAGCCCCACCACGCTGCTGGTGGCATTGCGCACCATTGCCAACCTGTGGCGCTATGAACATCAGAGCCGTAATGCGCAGCAGATTGCCGATCGCGCCAGCAAGCTTTACGACAAAATGCGCCTCTTTGTGGATGATATGTCCTCGGTCGGGCAAAGCCTTGACCGCGCCCAGGATAACTATCGCCAGGCGATGAAAAAACTCTCTTCCGGGCGTGGCAACTTACTGGCGCAGGCCGAAGCGTTTCGTTCCCTGGGTGTGGAGGTGAAGCGCGAGATTAATCCGGAATTAGTTGAGCAGGCCACCGCCCAGGATGAAGAGTTTCGCCTGCGCGAAGGCGCTGGCGAACAAAAGACAAACAGTGAAGACAATACGTTAGCGACAGATTTAACGTCAGACGAGCGTCCGGCACGTTTCTTTCGCGAAGGTTGA
- a CDS encoding dienelactone hydrolase family protein, giving the protein MTEKTGFAPAAAPHASTIVSTPEEAITAGETSIPSQGENMPAYHARPKSADGPLPIVIVVQEIFGVHEHIRDLCRRLALEGYLAVAPELYFRQGDPNDYSDIPTLFSNLVSKVPDAQVLADLDHVASWAARNGGDAHRLMVTGFCWGGRISWLYAAHNPQLKAAVAWYGKLVGEKTLNSPKHPVDIATELNAPVLGLYGGQDTGIPLDTVETMRHALRAANAKAEIIVYPDAGHAFNADYRPSYHAESAKDGWQRMLAWFSQYGGKKA; this is encoded by the coding sequence ATGACTGAAAAAACCGGTTTTGCACCTGCAGCGGCCCCTCATGCATCAACCATCGTCTCAACACCTGAAGAGGCCATTACGGCAGGTGAGACCTCCATCCCCTCACAGGGGGAGAATATGCCTGCTTACCACGCGCGGCCAAAATCGGCCGACGGCCCGCTGCCCATCGTGATTGTGGTTCAGGAAATTTTCGGCGTTCACGAACATATTCGCGACCTTTGCCGCCGTCTGGCGCTGGAAGGTTATCTGGCCGTTGCGCCAGAGCTCTATTTCCGTCAGGGCGATCCGAACGACTACAGTGATATACCGACACTGTTCAGCAACCTGGTCAGCAAAGTGCCGGATGCACAGGTACTGGCCGATCTGGACCACGTGGCCAGCTGGGCTGCGCGCAATGGCGGCGACGCACATCGTCTGATGGTGACGGGTTTCTGCTGGGGAGGACGTATCAGCTGGCTGTATGCCGCACATAATCCGCAGCTTAAAGCCGCCGTTGCCTGGTACGGCAAACTGGTGGGGGAGAAAACGCTGAACTCGCCGAAGCATCCCGTTGATATCGCCACCGAGTTAAATGCCCCAGTCTTAGGGCTTTATGGCGGCCAGGACACCGGGATCCCGCTTGATACGGTAGAGACCATGCGCCATGCGCTCCGTGCAGCCAATGCAAAAGCTGAAATCATTGTTTATCCGGATGCCGGCCACGCCTTTAATGCCGACTATCGTCCGAGCTATCACGCAGAATCGGCTAAAGATGGCTGGCAGCGGATGCTGGCATGGTTCAGCCAGTACGGCGGGAAAAAAGCGTAA
- the tatB gene encoding Sec-independent protein translocase protein TatB produces the protein MFDIGFSELLLVFVIGLIVLGPQRLPVAVKTVVGWVRALRSLASTVQNELAQELKLQEFQESLKKVEKASMDNLTPELKASMDELREAAESMKRSYSVNDPEKASDEANTIHNPVVKDSEAQREGVTPASAEHQATAPEQTPQESEPKKQAQPEAPVVKAADVKPAAPVSESSPSSSDKA, from the coding sequence GTGTTCGACATTGGTTTTAGTGAGCTGCTGCTGGTCTTTGTGATTGGCCTGATAGTGTTAGGACCCCAGCGTCTGCCGGTGGCGGTGAAAACCGTTGTGGGCTGGGTACGCGCGCTGAGATCGCTGGCTTCGACCGTACAAAATGAGCTGGCGCAGGAACTTAAGCTGCAGGAGTTTCAGGAAAGCCTGAAAAAGGTGGAAAAGGCGAGCATGGATAACCTGACGCCTGAACTGAAAGCCTCAATGGATGAACTGCGTGAAGCGGCAGAATCCATGAAGCGCTCCTACAGCGTCAACGATCCTGAAAAGGCGAGCGATGAAGCCAACACCATCCACAACCCGGTGGTGAAGGACAGCGAAGCGCAGCGCGAGGGCGTTACGCCTGCCAGCGCGGAGCATCAGGCTACCGCGCCTGAACAAACGCCGCAGGAATCTGAACCGAAAAAACAGGCGCAGCCGGAAGCACCGGTGGTAAAAGCGGCTGACGTTAAGCCTGCCGCGCCTGTTTCCGAATCATCCCCCTCGTCGAGTGATAAAGCGTAA
- the udp gene encoding uridine phosphorylase, with protein sequence MSKSDVFHLGLTKNDLQGATLAIVPGDPERVEKIAALMDKPVKLAAHREFTTWRAELDGKAVIVCSTGIGGPSTSIAVEELAQLGIRTFLRIGTTGAIQPHINVGDVLVTTASVRLDGASLHFAPMEFPAVADFECTTALVEAAKSVGATTHVGVTASSDTFYPGQERYDTFSGRVVSRFKGSMEEWQSMGVMNYEMESATLLTMCASQGLRAGMVAGVIVNRTQQEIPNAETMKQTESHAVKIVVEAARRLI encoded by the coding sequence ATGTCTAAGTCTGATGTTTTTCATCTCGGCCTCACTAAAAACGATTTACAAGGGGCTACGCTGGCTATCGTCCCGGGCGATCCTGAGCGTGTGGAAAAGATCGCCGCGCTGATGGATAAGCCGGTTAAGCTTGCTGCCCATCGTGAATTCACCACCTGGCGCGCTGAGCTGGATGGCAAAGCGGTGATCGTCTGTTCTACCGGTATCGGTGGCCCGTCCACCTCAATTGCTGTTGAAGAGCTGGCGCAGCTGGGCATTCGTACTTTTCTGCGTATCGGGACTACCGGTGCTATTCAGCCGCATATCAACGTTGGCGACGTGCTGGTGACAACCGCTTCCGTGCGTCTGGACGGCGCGAGTCTGCACTTTGCCCCTATGGAATTCCCGGCGGTGGCGGATTTCGAATGCACCACCGCACTGGTTGAAGCCGCGAAATCCGTTGGCGCAACCACCCACGTAGGCGTGACCGCCTCTTCTGATACCTTCTACCCAGGCCAGGAGCGTTATGACACCTTCTCCGGCCGCGTGGTAAGCCGCTTCAAAGGTTCTATGGAAGAGTGGCAGTCTATGGGCGTAATGAACTACGAAATGGAATCTGCAACCTTGCTGACCATGTGCGCAAGCCAGGGTCTGCGTGCCGGTATGGTGGCGGGCGTTATCGTCAACCGTACCCAGCAGGAGATCCCGAACGCGGAAACCATGAAGCAGACCGAAAGTCATGCGGTGAAAATCGTGGTTGAAGCGGCGCGTCGCCTGATCTAA
- the tatC gene encoding Sec-independent protein translocase subunit TatC, whose translation MAVDDTQPLITHLIELRKRLLNCIIAVFLIFLCLVYFANDIYQVVSAPLIKQMPLGATMIATDVASPFFTPIKLTFWVSLIASAPVILYQVWAFVAPALYKHERKLVIPLLVSSSLLFYIGMAFAYFVVFPLAFGFLTHTAPEGVQVSTDIASYLSFVMALFMAFGVAFEVPVAIVLLCWVGVTTPDDLRKKRPYILVGAFVVGMLLTPPDVFSQTLLAIPMYCLFEVGVFFSRFYVGKGRRSDDEDDTSEKTTEE comes from the coding sequence ATGGCAGTAGATGATACCCAACCGCTGATTACGCACCTCATAGAGCTGCGTAAGCGCCTGTTAAACTGCATTATCGCGGTTTTCCTCATTTTCTTATGCCTGGTCTATTTCGCCAATGATATCTACCAGGTTGTCTCTGCGCCGCTGATCAAGCAGATGCCGCTGGGGGCAACGATGATCGCAACGGACGTTGCATCACCGTTCTTTACCCCTATTAAGCTCACCTTCTGGGTATCGCTGATTGCCTCTGCGCCGGTCATTCTTTATCAGGTGTGGGCGTTTGTGGCGCCAGCGCTGTACAAGCATGAACGCAAGCTGGTTATCCCGCTGCTGGTATCCAGCTCGCTGCTGTTCTATATCGGCATGGCGTTCGCCTACTTTGTTGTCTTCCCGCTGGCCTTTGGCTTCCTGACGCATACCGCGCCGGAAGGGGTTCAGGTGTCGACGGATATCGCCAGCTACCTCAGCTTTGTGATGGCGCTGTTTATGGCGTTCGGTGTGGCATTCGAAGTGCCGGTAGCCATTGTGCTGCTTTGCTGGGTAGGAGTGACGACCCCTGATGACCTGCGTAAGAAGCGCCCGTATATCCTGGTCGGCGCGTTTGTGGTTGGCATGCTGCTCACACCACCTGACGTCTTCTCACAAACACTGCTGGCAATACCGATGTATTGTCTGTTTGAAGTCGGCGTATTCTTCTCGCGTTTCTACGTGGGAAAAGGGCGTCGGTCGGATGACGAAGACGATACGTCGGAAAAGACCACTGAAGAGTAA
- the ubiJ gene encoding ubiquinone biosynthesis protein UbiJ, which yields MPFKPFVTAGIENVLNAFLYRAPALKAARQRLNGKVLRVVLKEFSTPLVLVFSERQLDVLGEWEGEADCSVITHMSVLPKLRDRQQLTTLIRSGELEVEGDIQVVQNFVALSDLAEFDPAELLAPFIGDIAAEGIGKAIHGGTSFLRKSLQRQQRYAAEVLTEEWRMAPGALEVAWFAEETAAVERAVDALTKRLEKLEGK from the coding sequence GTGCCCTTTAAACCCTTTGTCACCGCAGGCATCGAGAATGTCCTGAATGCCTTTCTTTACCGCGCACCGGCGCTAAAAGCCGCACGTCAGCGGCTTAACGGCAAGGTGCTGCGAGTTGTTCTGAAAGAGTTCTCGACGCCGCTTGTGCTGGTTTTCAGTGAACGCCAGCTTGACGTTCTGGGTGAGTGGGAAGGTGAAGCCGACTGCTCCGTGATTACGCACATGAGCGTGCTGCCAAAATTACGTGACCGTCAGCAGCTTACGACGCTTATCCGCAGCGGTGAGCTGGAAGTGGAAGGCGACATTCAGGTCGTACAGAATTTCGTTGCGCTCAGCGATCTGGCCGAGTTTGACCCGGCGGAGCTGCTTGCGCCTTTCATTGGCGACATTGCTGCCGAAGGGATCGGTAAAGCCATTCATGGCGGTACGTCTTTTCTTCGCAAGAGTCTGCAACGACAGCAACGCTATGCGGCGGAAGTGCTGACTGAAGAGTGGCGTATGGCCCCTGGCGCGCTTGAAGTTGCATGGTTTGCGGAAGAGACCGCAGCGGTTGAACGCGCGGTGGATGCCTTAACCAAACGGCTGGAAAAACTGGAGGGCAAATGA
- the ubiE gene encoding bifunctional demethylmenaquinone methyltransferase/2-methoxy-6-polyprenyl-1,4-benzoquinol methylase UbiE, whose protein sequence is MVDDSQDTTHFGFQTVAKAQKADMVAHVFHSVAAKYDVMNDLMSFGIHRLWKRFTIDCSGVRRGQTVLDLAGGTGDLTAKFSRLVGETGRVVLADINDSMLKMGREKLRNIGVVGNVEYVQANAEALPFPDNTFDCITISFGLRNVTDKEKALRSMYRVLKPGGRLLVLEFSKPILEPLSKAYDAYSFHVLPRIGELVANDAESYRYLAESIRMHPDQDTLKAMMQDAEFENVEYFNMTAGVVALHRGYKF, encoded by the coding sequence ATGGTTGACGATTCACAAGACACGACGCACTTTGGCTTTCAGACTGTCGCCAAAGCGCAGAAAGCTGATATGGTGGCCCACGTATTTCATTCCGTGGCGGCGAAGTACGATGTGATGAATGACTTGATGTCGTTCGGCATTCATCGCTTGTGGAAGCGCTTCACCATCGACTGTAGCGGTGTGCGTCGTGGACAAACGGTACTGGATTTAGCCGGCGGTACAGGCGATTTGACAGCAAAATTCTCCCGTCTGGTGGGCGAAACTGGTCGCGTTGTTCTGGCAGATATTAACGACTCAATGCTCAAAATGGGACGTGAGAAGCTGCGTAACATCGGCGTGGTAGGTAATGTCGAGTATGTGCAGGCGAACGCCGAAGCGCTGCCTTTCCCGGATAATACCTTTGACTGCATCACTATCTCCTTCGGCCTGCGTAACGTCACCGATAAAGAAAAAGCGCTGCGCTCCATGTACCGCGTGTTAAAGCCGGGTGGACGCCTGCTGGTGCTCGAATTCTCCAAACCGATTCTTGAGCCGTTAAGCAAAGCTTACGACGCATACTCATTCCATGTGCTGCCGCGCATTGGTGAGCTGGTGGCAAACGACGCGGAAAGCTATCGGTACCTGGCGGAATCTATCCGTATGCACCCGGATCAGGACACCTTAAAGGCCATGATGCAGGATGCGGAATTCGAGAACGTTGAGTATTTCAACATGACGGCAGGTGTCGTCGCGCTGCATCGCGGTTATAAGTTCTGA
- the rfaH gene encoding transcription/translation regulatory transformer protein RfaH, whose amino-acid sequence MQAWYLLYCKRGQLQRAQEHLERQSVNCLTPVITLEKMQRGKRTTVSEPLFPNYLFVEFDPEVIHTTTISATRGVSHFVRFGAHPATVPSTVIHQLSVYQQPEGITDPETPYAGDSVVITEGAFEGLQAIFAEPDGEARSMLLLNLLNKQVLQSVKNTDFRKV is encoded by the coding sequence ATGCAGGCCTGGTATTTACTGTATTGCAAACGCGGGCAACTTCAGCGCGCGCAGGAACATCTTGAACGTCAGTCTGTAAATTGCCTGACACCCGTGATCACGCTTGAAAAAATGCAGCGCGGGAAGCGCACGACCGTTAGTGAGCCATTATTCCCGAACTATCTGTTCGTTGAGTTCGACCCGGAAGTGATTCACACCACGACCATCAGCGCCACACGCGGTGTCAGCCACTTTGTGCGTTTTGGCGCTCACCCGGCCACGGTCCCGTCAACGGTGATTCATCAGCTTTCGGTGTACCAGCAACCTGAAGGCATCACCGATCCGGAAACCCCCTACGCAGGCGACAGCGTCGTCATCACTGAAGGGGCTTTCGAGGGCTTACAGGCGATTTTCGCCGAGCCTGACGGTGAAGCACGCTCCATGCTGTTGCTCAACCTGCTGAATAAGCAGGTATTGCAGAGCGTGAAAAACACCGACTTCCGCAAAGTTTAA
- the ubiB gene encoding ubiquinone biosynthesis regulatory protein kinase UbiB has protein sequence MTPGEIRRLYFIVHTFLSYGLDELIPKMRITLLLRIWRRMLFWMPNRHKDQPLGERLRLALQELGPVWIKFGQMLSTRRDLFPPQIADELALLQDRVAPFDGVRAKKQIEEAMGNIPVETWFDDFEIEPLASASIAQVHTARLKENGKEVVIKVIRPDILPVIRADMKLIYRLARWVPRLLPDGRRLRPMEVVREYEKTLIDELNLLRESANAIQLRRNFENSPMLYVPEVYSDYCSQNMMVMERIYGIPVSDVAALEKQGTNMKLLAERGVQVFFTQVFRDSFFHADMHPGNIFVSYEHPEDPKYIGIDCGIVGSLNKEDKRYLAENFIAFFNRDYRKVAELHVDSGWVPPDTNVEEFEFAIRTVCEPIFEKPLAEISFGHVLLNLFNTARRFNMEVQPQLVLLQKTLLYVEGVGRQLYPQLDLWKTAKPFLESWIKDQVGIPALVRSIKEKGPFWIEKMPDIPELIYDSLRQSKNLQHSMDKIARELQSSRVRQGQSRYLFGIGATLLLSGTLLLITRPDWQMMPAWLMAGGVVVWLAGWRKTR, from the coding sequence ATGACGCCTGGTGAAATTCGGCGCCTCTATTTTATCGTCCACACCTTTTTGAGTTACGGGCTCGACGAGCTTATCCCCAAAATGCGTATCACGCTGCTGCTTCGCATCTGGCGGCGGATGTTGTTCTGGATGCCTAATCGTCATAAAGATCAGCCGCTGGGTGAACGTCTTCGCCTGGCGCTCCAGGAGCTGGGCCCGGTATGGATTAAATTCGGGCAAATGCTCTCGACTCGCCGCGATCTTTTCCCGCCGCAGATTGCCGATGAACTGGCACTGCTGCAGGACCGCGTTGCACCGTTTGACGGTGTGAGAGCGAAAAAACAGATCGAAGAGGCGATGGGCAATATTCCTGTCGAGACCTGGTTTGACGATTTCGAAATAGAACCTCTTGCTTCAGCCTCTATCGCCCAGGTGCATACAGCCCGTCTGAAAGAGAACGGCAAAGAGGTGGTTATCAAAGTGATCCGCCCGGACATCCTGCCGGTAATCCGAGCGGACATGAAGCTTATCTATCGGCTTGCACGCTGGGTTCCGCGCCTGCTCCCCGACGGACGCCGTCTGCGCCCAATGGAAGTTGTGCGGGAGTATGAAAAAACGCTGATTGATGAATTAAACCTGCTGCGTGAATCGGCAAATGCCATCCAGCTGCGCCGGAACTTTGAAAACAGCCCGATGCTCTATGTGCCTGAAGTGTATTCGGACTACTGCAGCCAGAACATGATGGTAATGGAGCGGATTTACGGTATTCCGGTCTCGGATGTTGCAGCCCTGGAAAAGCAGGGAACCAACATGAAGCTGCTGGCCGAGCGTGGTGTACAGGTCTTCTTTACCCAGGTATTCCGCGACAGCTTTTTCCACGCGGACATGCACCCGGGGAATATCTTCGTCAGTTATGAGCACCCGGAAGACCCGAAATATATCGGTATTGACTGCGGTATTGTGGGCTCGCTGAACAAAGAAGATAAGCGCTATCTCGCTGAGAACTTCATCGCCTTCTTTAACCGTGATTACCGCAAGGTGGCCGAGCTGCACGTTGATTCTGGCTGGGTTCCGCCGGACACCAACGTCGAAGAATTTGAGTTTGCTATCCGTACCGTCTGCGAGCCGATTTTTGAAAAGCCGCTGGCAGAAATTTCCTTCGGACACGTATTGCTGAACCTGTTTAACACGGCACGCCGCTTCAACATGGAAGTGCAGCCACAGTTAGTTTTACTCCAGAAAACATTACTTTACGTTGAAGGTGTAGGTCGACAGCTCTATCCTCAGTTAGACTTATGGAAGACTGCGAAACCTTTCCTTGAATCCTGGATTAAGGATCAGGTGGGCATTCCGGCGCTGGTGCGCTCTATTAAAGAGAAAGGCCCGTTCTGGATAGAAAAAATGCCTGATATTCCTGAACTGATTTACGACAGTTTGCGTCAGAGCAAGAACCTTCAGCACAGCATGGATAAAATCGCCCGCGAGCTTCAGTCCAGCCGTGTTCGACAGGGGCAGTCGCGCTATCTCTTTGGCATTGGAGCAACGCTGCTGCTGAGTGGTACGCTGTTACTGATCACTCGCCCTGACTGGCAGATGATGCCCGCCTGGCTGATGGCTGGCGGTGTTGTGGTCTGGCTCGCCGGCTGGAGAAAAACGCGCTGA